TAAGTATTGCTGCCACCCTTGTTTGCCTGCGGCGATCGCATCGAGGGCGCTTTCCATTTTGGCTGTGAACTCTGCTTCTAGTAAATCTGGCAAAGCTTTCTGCAAAAAATCATCCACTTCTAGCCCTAAAGTTGTGGGTTGAAGATTACCCTTGGTTAACTCCACATAACCCCGCTTTTTTAAAGTAGCGACAGTAGGAGCGAATGTACTAGGACGACCAATGCCTTTGCGCTCCATGAGTTGTACTAATTTCGGTTCACTGTAACGAGGTGGCGGCTGAGTTTGTTTTTTCTCCGAATTCGCATTCTCTAGAGTTAATGCTTGTCCCTGCTGAACCAGAGGTAACACACTATCTTTGCTGAGGTTATTCCAATAACGAGCGTAACCGTAAAATTCGACTACTTGGCCTCTGGCTTGCCATAACAAGGAACCAGAGTGTGTGATAATCTGAGTCTTGCAGAGTTGAGCAGCCCGACATTGAGATGCGATCGCTCTTTTCCAAATCATCACATATAAATCAAATTCCTCAGCAGGTAGTTCTTGACGTAGCTGGACTGATGGACGAAACACATCGGTAGGGCGAATCGCTTCATGGGCTTCTTGCGCTGTTTTAGCGCTCCGATGCTTGGCAACTTGCTGCGGTACATTCTGCGGATCATGTTCTTCCAACCACTGACGAGCCGCAGCGCAGAACTCAGGACTTAACATTACTGAATCTGTTCGCATATATGTAATTAGCCCCGCCTCATACAGCTTTTGAGCTAAAACCATCGTTTTGTCGGGAGCTAATTTCAGCTTGGAACCGGCTGCTTGTTGCAGAGTGGAAGTAATAAATGGTGGTGGTGGTTGACGATAAACAGTTTTACCTTCAACATGAACTACTTGATGGGGATGCTGGCGTGCTTCTTCAACTAAACGTGTGGCTTCTGCTTCTGAAAGAACCCGCTTAGATTCTGGCGCTTGAGTGTTATTATTACCCGCTGCATCATCGTGGGCTTCTGTTTCTGTTTCTGGTGCATCACTGAGAGAATTGGCTGTACCTTTATAAAAAGCTCGGAACCCTTCAGCGTAGTCTACCCAAACACTCCAATAGTCTTGGGGTACAAAGGTGACAATCTCCCGTTCTCGCTGACATATTAGGTGCAACGTCGCACTTTGCACTCGCCCGACACTCTTCGCACCGTTGTTTAACGCCCAAACCAAGGGACTACCTTTGTAGCCTACAAGCTTATCGAGACAATCGCGGCATAGTCCAGCACCAACTAAGTTAAAATCCAGTTTACGAGGATTAGCGATCGCACTTCGTACCGCCGATGCTGTAATTTCACTATAAATAACTCGTTTCGGTTCTCGCAATCCCAGCACTTCTTTTAAATGCCAAGCAATTGTTTCACCTTCTCGGTCTGGGTCAGTAGCGAGAACAACTTCATCAACCTGCTTACTAACTGCCTTTAGCTGCTGGATAG
This window of the Nostoc sp. HK-01 genome carries:
- a CDS encoding DNA topoisomerase I; translation: MPKRLLVVESPGKVKKLSQILGADWIVRASCGHIRELSDTGEDSLGFVINDGSVKCNYVPRDQRSKETIQQLKAVSKQVDEVVLATDPDREGETIAWHLKEVLGLREPKRVIYSEITASAVRSAIANPRKLDFNLVGAGLCRDCLDKLVGYKGSPLVWALNNGAKSVGRVQSATLHLICQREREIVTFVPQDYWSVWVDYAEGFRAFYKGTANSLSDAPETETEAHDDAAGNNNTQAPESKRVLSEAEATRLVEEARQHPHQVVHVEGKTVYRQPPPPFITSTLQQAAGSKLKLAPDKTMVLAQKLYEAGLITYMRTDSVMLSPEFCAAARQWLEEHDPQNVPQQVAKHRSAKTAQEAHEAIRPTDVFRPSVQLRQELPAEEFDLYVMIWKRAIASQCRAAQLCKTQIITHSGSLLWQARGQVVEFYGYARYWNNLSKDSVLPLVQQGQALTLENANSEKKQTQPPPRYSEPKLVQLMERKGIGRPSTFAPTVATLKKRGYVELTKGNLQPTTLGLEVDDFLQKALPDLLEAEFTAKMESALDAIAAGKQGWQQYLTTWNKNYFAPALVKAKTVVITPSSAKTSVAERKYNTSKTRCPECNNFLAKIPSSKVKKKYFLKCTSGCANIVLFWSDFSKSWQPPRTQETKPENHSQPPAKLSSYPCPVCKKPLEEYSYTKDGQNKTMLRCSAASRQDKKHKDVAYFSTAKGWWSPKFGELNSEGK